The following proteins are encoded in a genomic region of Syngnathus scovelli strain Florida unplaced genomic scaffold, RoL_Ssco_1.2 HiC_scaffold_28, whole genome shotgun sequence:
- the LOC137839951 gene encoding janus kinase and microtubule-interacting protein 3-like — translation MLYEALPQRDCPATDGEKASHAGVNDVLTADQREELRSAVDQWKRALMCELRERDACILQERMDLLHSAQQRNKELKEFIEAQKRQIKQLEEKFLFLFLFFSLAFILWP, via the exons atgttgtacgaggcgctaccgcagcgggactgccccgccacggacggcgaaaaagccagccacgctggcgtgaatgacgtgctgacggcggatcagagagaagagcttaggagcgccgtggaccaatggaagcgagccctgatgtgcgagttgagggagcgcgacgcttgcatcctccaagagagaatggatctgctgcacagcgcgcaacag aggaacaaagagctgaaagaattcatcgaagctcagaagagacaaatcaaacaattggaggagaagtttctgtttctctttctattcttctccttggccttcattctgtggccctaa